The DNA sequence CTTCACGGGGTAGAAGTGCTTGTTCACGTAGTCGGCCACCTTGGGGTCGCTGAAGGTGTTGCGGTCCAGCATCTTGCAGGGGCCGCACCACTGGGTGTAGACGTCCACGAAGAGCGGCTTGGGAACCCGTTTGGTCTTGGCCTGGGCCTCCTCCATGCTGAGCCACTGGATGGCTTTGGTGGTGGTGGTGCCGGGCGTCTGGGCCTGGGCATGGCGGACGATGGCCAGGAGGCCGAAGGCCAGGGCGCCGATGAGGAGAAGGCTGTGCGTGCGCATGTGCGGTTGGAATGGTCGGCGGAAACTCAATGATCGTGCCGGATCAGCGTACGCCATGCATCATGCGGTTCAAGGGTCCGGAGATCAGCAGCAGGAAGATGCCGATGCCCACGGTGACCATGCCCATGGTGCCGTACACCTCGGTGTAGGTGGCCAGGGTCTCGGCGGTGTCCAACGCTGCGGGATCGCTGCCCTCTTCCGCCCCGGTGAGCTTGGCCAGCAGCGCGGCGGCGTAATTGCTGAAGGCGAAGCTGAGGAACCAGGCGCCCATGGCCGTGCCGGTCATGTCCTTGGGCACCAGCTTGGTCACCATGCTCAGGCCGATCGGCGAGATGAAGAGTTCCCCCACGGTGTGCAGGAAGTACAGCAGGATCAGGGTCCAGAGTGGCACCAGATAGAGCTCGTTCACCGGGGCGATCTTCACCACCAGATAGCCCAGCCCCAGCAGAATGATGCCGATGCCGAACTTCATGGGGATGTTCGGGTTCTTGCCGATCCGGTTCAGGTAGACCCAGAGCATGCTGAAGACCGAGCCCATGACGATGATGAAGAAGGGGTTGAAGAACTGCGTGGTGGCGGCGCCCATCTCCCAGCCGAAGACATCGCGGTCCACGTTGCGGTCGGCGAAGAGGGTGAGCGAGGTGCCGGCCTGTTCGAAGCAGGCCCAGAACACCACGTTGAAGACCATGAGGATGATGAAGACGAGCATGCGTTGCAACAGCACCTTGCCTTCCTTGACCCCGCGGGACAACAGACTCCACAGCACGTAGGCCAGCGCCACATAGAGCAGATAGCCCACCACGCTGGCGTTCATGATCAGGAAATAGAGGATGGGGATGATCACCAGCGAGGCGATGATCGTGGTCCACTTCAGGGTGATGGGGCCCAGATAGGGGGCGTTGAGCTTCACGGGGTCGGGTGCCTCGGCCACCTGGCGGAAGGTGTTCTGCCCGCCCACGAAGAAGCCGATACCGGCCAGCATGCCCAGACCCGCGAGGGCGAATCCGTACTCGAAGCCGAACTTCTCGCCCACCTCGGCACAGACCGTGGTGGCGAGCAGGGCGCCGATGTTGATGCCGATGTAGAAGATCGTGAAGCCCGAGTCGCGGCGGGGGTCACCATCCTTGTACAATTTGCCGACGATGCTGCTGATGTTGGCCTTGAAGTAGCCGTTGCCCACGATGATCGTGCCCATGCCGATGTACAGCCAGTGGTCCGTGCCGCCCAGGATCATGAACTCGCCGATGGCCATGAGAATACCGCCGAGGATCACCGCGATACGGTAGCCCAGGATCTTGTCGGCGATCATGCCACCCAGCACCGGCGCGGCATAGACCAGGGCGGTGTAGGCCCCGTAGATGGCGAAGGCCTCATTGTCGCCCTTCATCAGCGAACGGATGAGGTAGAGGGTGAGCAGCACCCGCATGCCGTAGTAGCAGAAACGCTCCCACATCTCGGCCATGAACAGGACGTAGAGGCCGCGCGGGTGGCCGCCACTGGGCGGTTGCTCCACAGGGATGGTCATCGTGTCGATGCTGGAACTCATGAAAGGGGGGTGTTTGGTGGCCCGCCGGCGGGGCGGGGTGGCCGAATATAGCGGGATCCCCAAAGCGGGGGTCGGATGTGGGAGCGCCCCCCGACTTTCAACCCTTGCGCACCGGCTCCTCCATGGGCAGGTAGCCCAGGAGCTGCAGCATGCGCTCGGCGCTCTGCTGTTCAGCGAAGACGCGGTCAACGAGCTTGCCATCTGGCAGGCGGTCGATGAGCACGTGCTTGGGCTTGGGGATGAGGCAATGCTGGATGCCGCCGAAACCGCCCAGGGTGTCCTGGTAGGCGCCGGTGTTGAAGTAGCCGATGTACTGCTTGCGGTCCTCCTGGTGGCGCGGCAGGTAGATGGCGTTGATGTGCTGCTCGCTGTTGTAGTAGTCGTCGCTGTCGCAGGTCATGCCGCCCAGGAAGACGCGCTCGTACTCGTCGTACCAGTTGTTCACCGGCAGCATGATGAAGCGCTTGCTGATGGCCCAGGTGTCCGGCAGGGTGGTCATGAAGCTGCCGTCGATCATGTTCCAGCGTTCCTTCTCGTTCTGCTTCTTCTGGTAGAGGATGCTGAAGAAGGTGGCGCCGCTGTCGCTCACGGTGAAGCTGCCGAACTCCGAATAGATGTTGGGCTCATGCACCTTGTTCTCCTCGCAGATGTCCTTGATGCGGCCCACGATCTCGCCGATCATGTAGTCCAGGTCGAAGCTGAAGTTGAGGCTGTTCTTGATCGGCAGGCCGCCCCCGATGTCCAGGGTGTCCAGGGTGCGGCACAGCTTCCATAGGTCGCAGTAGACATTCACGCACTTGGTCAGCTCATTCCAGTAGTAGGCCGTGTCGGTGATGCCGGTGTTGATGAAGAAGTGCATCATCTTCAGGCGGAACTTCTTCTGCTTGGAGATGTTCCGCATGTAGAAGGGGATGATGTCCTTGTAGCCGATCCCCAGGCGGCTGGTGTAGAACTCGAACTTCGGCGCCTCCTCGGCCGCGATGCGGATGCCGATGTCGCACTGCCCCTCGATCACCTCGTCCAGCGCGTAGATCTCGGCCATGTTGTCGATGATGGGCACCACGTGGAACCCGCGGTTGGCCAGCCGTCCGATGCCCCGGATGTAGCGCTCGTCCTTGAAGCCGTTGCACAGAATGGTGTTGTCCTTGGTGATGCGGCCGCGTTCGATGAGCAGTTCGATCATCTCCAGGTCGTAGGCGCTGCTGGTCTCCAGGTCCACGCCCTTGTCCAGCACCTTGTCGATCACATAGCTGAAATGGTTGCTCTTGGTGCAGTAGAAATATTCGTACTCGCCTTGGTAGTCGTGCGTCTTGATGGCCTTGGCGAAGCTCTCGCGGGCCAGGTCGATCTTCTCGCCGATCTTGGGCAACCAGGTGATCCGCAGCGGAGTGCCATGCTTCTCCAGGATCTCCACCAGCGGCAGGTCGTTCCACACCAGTTTGTCGCCGTCCAGTTTGAACTCGTCCTTCGGGAAATCGAAGGTCTGCTCGATCAGGTCGATGTAGCGGGTCTTCATCGATCGGTGCGGGATGGGCTGTAAGGCATGTGCGGGACTTGGCCGGGGCACGGCGAACCGGCCTCGGATCGGGAGCGGTTTCCGTGCAGTGGCCGGTTCGGGATGCGGTGGGCGGGGAGCATCACGGGTGCACGGGGAGCGATGTCAGCGGAAGGGGATGGGAAGCACGGCCAGCGCGACGACATCCTTTGGAAGGCCGGTACGGGAACGCGCGTTGCGGCGGGGCCGGGTCATGGTCGTGGCGTGCGGTGCAAAAGTATGTCAGGCATCCAGCCTGTCAGGCCGCAGGTTGAATGTTGGCCCCCGTGCGATGCCATCACTTGTTGAATGCCCCTTCAGAGCCACTTCCGCCAGCGGAACCAGCCCAGCATGCCCAAGGCCAGCAGCGCCATGAAGGCCATCACGCCGAAGTAGCCGTAGCGCCACCCCAATTCGGGCATGTGGTGGAAGTTCATGCCGTAGATGCCCACGATGAAGGTGAGTGGGATGAAGATGGTGGAGATGATGGTGAGCAGCTTTATCACCTCGCCGGAGCGCAGCGCCACGCCCGCGTGGTAGGTGTTCTCCAGGCTGTGCAGCATCTCGCGGAAGCTGCCGATGGTCTCGGCGATGTAAACGGTGTGGTCCTGCAGGTCGCTCAGGTACCGGCGGGTCGGTTTTTCGATGCAGTGCGACTGGCTGCTGTGCAGACGGCCGGCGAGTTCGCGCATCGGGGTCACGTGCCTGGCGAGTTCGATGAGCCTGCCGCGCAACCGCTGGATGGCCCGCAGGTCCTCCTTGCCGGGCCGCGTCACCACTTTGCTTTCCAAGTCCTCGATCCGCTGGCCCGTCTCCTCCAGCACCACGAAGTAGTGGTCCACGATCACATCCAGCAAGGCATAAAGGAGGTAGTCGGTACCGGCCTTGCGGACCCTGCCAAGGCCCTGGCGCAAGCGCTCGCGCACGGCGTCCATCACATCGCCCGGCCGTTCCTGGTAACTCACCAGCAGCCCCTTGGTGAGCACGAAGCTGATCTGCTCCACCAGCAGGAGGCCGCTGCCCTCCTCCAGCCGAAGCATCTTGGCGATCACCAGCAAGCCGTGCTCGAATTCCTCCAGCTTCGGCCGGTGGTCCGTATTGAGGATGTCCTCCACCAGCAGGGGGTGCAGGCCACAGTGGTCCGTGGCGGCGCTCATCACGGCGTCATCATGCAGCCCGTCGATGTTCAGCCAGCGGTTCAGGCCACTGTCCTGGTCCTCCGCCAGTGCATCCAGGGCCTCCGCATCGATCTCCTGCACCTGGGTGGTATCGTAGCGGAACAGTTGCGAGCGCGGCTTCTCCTGCACGCCGGTGCCCACGTGCACTAGGGAGCCGGGCGGGAGGCCCAGCTTGCCCGATCGTTTACGCACCTTCTTCATGCGACGGACCGGGGCGTTGCTTGAACAATACCTGGAGATCCTCCTTCGAAGGCCCTTCGCCCTTGAAAGAGATGGTGCGCTGCGGATAGGGGATGACGATGCCCTCGCGATCGAAGCGCAGCTTGATGGAACGGTTCAGCTCGAAGTTCATCACGCGCGCCTGCACCGGGTCCGCGGCCCACACATAGGCGCGCAGCACCAGGCTGCTCTCGGCGATCTGCACCAGCCGCACGCTCACCTTCGGGATGCCTTGTTCCAACTCCTCGGCCGTGCGCCGGTCCATGCAATGCGGGTGGTTCTCGGCCTCCTCCTGCATGATGCCCATCGCCTTGTCCAGGTCGCTCTCGTAACTGATGCCGATCTCCACCCACTGGCAGGTGGCGGGATCCTCGATGGTGCTGTTGATGATGGTGGCGTCGCTGATCACCGCGTTGGGGATGATGACACGGCGATTCTCCCAGTTGCGGATCACGGTATGCCGCAGGGTGATGTCCTCCACCACGCCCCGGTGCTCCCGGCTGATCTCCACCATGTCGCCCACGCGGAAGGGCTTGCTGCTGACGATGAACACGCCACTGATGATGTTGCTGAAGGCACGCTGGGTGGCCAGACCGAGTATGGCGACGAGGATACCCGCGCCGGCCAGCAGGGTCACGGCGAAGTGCTTCAGCGAGGGGATCACGTAGATCACCCAGCCCAGGGCCACCAGCACCACGATGCTGCGCAGGGCGTTCTTCATGAAGCGATAGCGCGTGGTGTCCTCGTGGCTCTTGTCGCTTCGCTGGTAGGCGCGGCGGATCAGCGAATAGAGGATGCGCTCCAGCACGAAGGCGCCCAGCAGGATGATCAGCACCTTCAGCAACAGCAGGGCGTTGAAGCCAAGCTTGTCGAGCAAGGGTTCCAGGTCGGGGAGCTTCATCGCCATGGTGCCATCGTCCTCATGCGGTGCGGCGCAAGTGCTGCAAACCTAGCACAGTGGGATAGCCTTCACCGGTGACAAGGAAGTGGTCGAGCGCTTCGCGGGTGGCCTGGTCCATCAGGGGCGCGAGCGGCTGCTCCACCGAGGGGATCAAGGGCAGCGTCTCACGTATCCGCGCATCGATCCATTCCCCCACCATGGGCAGCATGCCCGGGCCCATGTGACGCAGGCATCCGGGCTTGTCGCAGAGCAGGTCCAGTTCGAATTCCAGGTTGAGCACCGCATAGTGGTCGGTGATCTCAGCGCCTTCAGCGATGTCCTCTATGGCGATCTCGAAGCCGAAACCTGTGCTCAGGGTGTTGGGCCTGCAACAATGGTTCATGTACCGGCCATGGTCCCAACACATCACACGGCTGCCATCCGGTTCGATGTAGGCGTGGCTCGTGAATGTCTCCGCGTACAACGGATCGTTCAGCAGGGGATGGTCTTGTGGTACCACGATGTCCAGCGGATCGCGCACATAGACGATGGTGCCTTTGGGGATGGCTCTGGTCGCGATCACTCCGGATCCTCGGCCTTGACCTATCCATGCCTGTGCGGTGCAGGGGTGCATCATATCCGATGCGGGTATTGGGTTGGGCGCGAATGAGGGTCGGTCGCACACGCATCAAGGCGCGAGGGGAAGCGGTGCTTGGTGATGGTCGATCGGCCACCTGGACATCTTTGCTGATGCCACCCCGGCTGGGCGGAGAAATGCGGATCCATCCAAGGCGTGGGGCCGTGATCGAGTGCAAAGTTCGGCGAAGGAACGATCCTCGCAACAGCGCCAAGAGGAACAAGTGACGACCGGCGAGCCAGGCTTTCACAAGCCCCTCAGGTCGCAACGCAAGACGCTACCATCGGCCACCACTTTGGCATCCTGGCCTGCGCGGAATACTTTCATGTCACCCCCTGCCAGGGTCATGGTATTGCCCTCGACCTTCAGGAGCGACCCCTCCCGCAGGCCCACCACCGGCATCGCGGGGTTCAGGGCCAGGAACTCACCGATCCGCTGTTCGCGGCTTTCTCCGCCATGGCCCGGTATGGTGTCCTCCGTGAAGTGTGGATTGATCTGGAAGGGTACCAGGTTCATGGCGCGCATGGTGGGCACCTCCACGATGGGCATGTCGTTGGTGGTCATGATGGAAGGGCAGGCCACGTTGGCACCCGCGCTCCAGCCCAGGTACGGCAGGCCCTTGCGCACACGTTCGCCGATGGCGCGCACCAGCCCCGTGCGGTAGAGCTGGCGCAGCAACAGGAAGGAATTGCCACCGCCCACCGCCACGGCGTCCACGGTCTCCAAGGCCTTCGCTGGGTCGGCCTCGCAGTGCAGGGGCACGATCGCCACACCCATATCGGCGAATACCGGCGCGACCTTCTCCGCATAGGCGTCCTGCTGTTCCTCCGCTGCGGCGAAGGGCACGAAGGCCACGCGCTGGCGGCCTTGCAGGAAG is a window from the Flavobacteriales bacterium genome containing:
- a CDS encoding oligopeptide:H+ symporter, which codes for MSSSIDTMTIPVEQPPSGGHPRGLYVLFMAEMWERFCYYGMRVLLTLYLIRSLMKGDNEAFAIYGAYTALVYAAPVLGGMIADKILGYRIAVILGGILMAIGEFMILGGTDHWLYIGMGTIIVGNGYFKANISSIVGKLYKDGDPRRDSGFTIFYIGINIGALLATTVCAEVGEKFGFEYGFALAGLGMLAGIGFFVGGQNTFRQVAEAPDPVKLNAPYLGPITLKWTTIIASLVIIPILYFLIMNASVVGYLLYVALAYVLWSLLSRGVKEGKVLLQRMLVFIILMVFNVVFWACFEQAGTSLTLFADRNVDRDVFGWEMGAATTQFFNPFFIIVMGSVFSMLWVYLNRIGKNPNIPMKFGIGIILLGLGYLVVKIAPVNELYLVPLWTLILLYFLHTVGELFISPIGLSMVTKLVPKDMTGTAMGAWFLSFAFSNYAAALLAKLTGAEEGSDPAALDTAETLATYTEVYGTMGMVTVGIGIFLLLISGPLNRMMHGVR
- a CDS encoding arginine decarboxylase, translating into MKTRYIDLIEQTFDFPKDEFKLDGDKLVWNDLPLVEILEKHGTPLRITWLPKIGEKIDLARESFAKAIKTHDYQGEYEYFYCTKSNHFSYVIDKVLDKGVDLETSSAYDLEMIELLIERGRITKDNTILCNGFKDERYIRGIGRLANRGFHVVPIIDNMAEIYALDEVIEGQCDIGIRIAAEEAPKFEFYTSRLGIGYKDIIPFYMRNISKQKKFRLKMMHFFINTGITDTAYYWNELTKCVNVYCDLWKLCRTLDTLDIGGGLPIKNSLNFSFDLDYMIGEIVGRIKDICEENKVHEPNIYSEFGSFTVSDSGATFFSILYQKKQNEKERWNMIDGSFMTTLPDTWAISKRFIMLPVNNWYDEYERVFLGGMTCDSDDYYNSEQHINAIYLPRHQEDRKQYIGYFNTGAYQDTLGGFGGIQHCLIPKPKHVLIDRLPDGKLVDRVFAEQQSAERMLQLLGYLPMEEPVRKG
- the corA gene encoding magnesium/cobalt transporter CorA, which translates into the protein MKKVRKRSGKLGLPPGSLVHVGTGVQEKPRSQLFRYDTTQVQEIDAEALDALAEDQDSGLNRWLNIDGLHDDAVMSAATDHCGLHPLLVEDILNTDHRPKLEEFEHGLLVIAKMLRLEEGSGLLLVEQISFVLTKGLLVSYQERPGDVMDAVRERLRQGLGRVRKAGTDYLLYALLDVIVDHYFVVLEETGQRIEDLESKVVTRPGKEDLRAIQRLRGRLIELARHVTPMRELAGRLHSSQSHCIEKPTRRYLSDLQDHTVYIAETIGSFREMLHSLENTYHAGVALRSGEVIKLLTIISTIFIPLTFIVGIYGMNFHHMPELGWRYGYFGVMAFMALLALGMLGWFRWRKWL
- a CDS encoding mechanosensitive ion channel family protein, giving the protein MAMKLPDLEPLLDKLGFNALLLLKVLIILLGAFVLERILYSLIRRAYQRSDKSHEDTTRYRFMKNALRSIVVLVALGWVIYVIPSLKHFAVTLLAGAGILVAILGLATQRAFSNIISGVFIVSSKPFRVGDMVEISREHRGVVEDITLRHTVIRNWENRRVIIPNAVISDATIINSTIEDPATCQWVEIGISYESDLDKAMGIMQEEAENHPHCMDRRTAEELEQGIPKVSVRLVQIAESSLVLRAYVWAADPVQARVMNFELNRSIKLRFDREGIVIPYPQRTISFKGEGPSKEDLQVLFKQRPGPSHEEGA
- a CDS encoding SET domain-containing protein; amino-acid sequence: MIATRAIPKGTIVYVRDPLDIVVPQDHPLLNDPLYAETFTSHAYIEPDGSRVMCWDHGRYMNHCCRPNTLSTGFGFEIAIEDIAEGAEITDHYAVLNLEFELDLLCDKPGCLRHMGPGMLPMVGEWIDARIRETLPLIPSVEQPLAPLMDQATREALDHFLVTGEGYPTVLGLQHLRRTA
- the pepE gene encoding dipeptidase PepE — encoded protein: MELLLLSNSTLPGEPFFTWPRAHVATFLQGRQRVAFVPFAAAEEQQDAYAEKVAPVFADMGVAIVPLHCEADPAKALETVDAVAVGGGNSFLLLRQLYRTGLVRAIGERVRKGLPYLGWSAGANVACPSIMTTNDMPIVEVPTMRAMNLVPFQINPHFTEDTIPGHGGESREQRIGEFLALNPAMPVVGLREGSLLKVEGNTMTLAGGDMKVFRAGQDAKVVADGSVLRCDLRGL